In Archangium violaceum, the following are encoded in one genomic region:
- a CDS encoding HEAT repeat domain-containing protein, which yields MRMSWKRHHFFVLAVVLVSLGLVAWWALPGSAPEETPTRTPARNASTQTASSPRPELPELPTKTADGSRLWAPGMSYRYAVETDQEVTFSSSQPGAPVPPGMRFHIQGEWNVGIVSAGEARIEAQVRLVPASVSVNVDGKDALTPEVRQAMMASLTMPFFMTLERSGAARWVHFEMGTDVLAQGILRSVVAASQFVVTGVPQQSWQTDEYDVTGQYQASYQRLSGVKQFEKTKQAYTHVATSQGLQPYQAGTLRIDVSSRTTFGLAEDGWAETLQAQERLEVDAGQGMPRVSNQLQLRLRLLERTRDVSLLGALEARRASLSTMLLASYQAQTQDPKERYRRLLAGKHFNDLLNDLRSLPKTERERDDARSLALEQLRALFMLEPTEALKVPDTLRKGDLDPIAASPLLGALSAASTPEAIQALSKVVDDSSIGVPVRTDATAALGMADAPTQEGVNALRNLRRAPQPELRDTATLGLGNAAYQMQDENARGAEGVVRELETAYRSARTPEEQAILLRALGNTRDARALATIQSGLGSNSILVRQAAVEALRLIPEPTADRLLATQLLGDASPDVRKAALFAASFRPLEPLLPSLQQVLQRDPADAVRSEVVHLLGANLPKLPGARVLLSWSSQNDANPAIRQLATRFLDHVAENAHP from the coding sequence ATGCGCATGTCCTGGAAGCGGCATCACTTCTTCGTGCTGGCTGTCGTCCTCGTCTCGCTGGGCCTCGTGGCGTGGTGGGCTCTGCCCGGGAGTGCTCCGGAAGAGACGCCCACGAGGACTCCGGCCCGGAATGCCAGCACCCAGACGGCCTCCTCGCCGCGCCCCGAGCTCCCGGAGTTGCCGACGAAGACGGCCGATGGCTCCCGGCTCTGGGCTCCGGGCATGAGTTATCGCTACGCCGTGGAGACGGACCAGGAGGTGACCTTCAGCTCGTCACAGCCCGGTGCGCCCGTTCCTCCTGGCATGCGCTTCCATATCCAAGGGGAGTGGAACGTGGGCATCGTGAGCGCCGGCGAGGCCCGGATCGAAGCCCAGGTGCGGCTGGTGCCGGCGAGCGTCTCCGTCAACGTCGATGGAAAGGACGCACTCACACCCGAAGTGCGTCAGGCCATGATGGCCAGCCTGACCATGCCCTTTTTCATGACCCTGGAGCGCTCCGGTGCCGCGCGATGGGTCCATTTCGAGATGGGCACGGATGTGCTGGCACAAGGCATCCTCCGCTCCGTGGTCGCGGCCTCCCAGTTCGTGGTGACTGGCGTTCCCCAGCAGTCGTGGCAGACCGACGAGTACGACGTCACGGGCCAGTACCAGGCCTCATACCAACGACTGTCAGGTGTGAAACAGTTCGAGAAGACGAAGCAAGCCTATACACATGTGGCCACCTCCCAGGGGCTTCAGCCCTATCAGGCGGGCACGCTGCGCATCGACGTGAGCTCGCGCACCACCTTCGGGCTCGCCGAGGATGGCTGGGCCGAGACGCTTCAGGCCCAGGAGCGGCTGGAGGTGGATGCCGGTCAGGGAATGCCCAGGGTGAGCAACCAGCTCCAGCTCCGTCTTCGTCTGCTGGAGCGAACCCGGGACGTCTCCCTGCTCGGTGCGCTGGAGGCGCGCCGGGCGAGCTTGAGCACGATGCTCCTGGCCAGCTACCAGGCCCAGACGCAGGATCCCAAGGAGCGTTACCGTCGGCTGCTGGCGGGCAAGCACTTCAATGATCTGCTCAACGACTTGCGCTCCCTGCCCAAGACGGAGCGGGAGCGGGACGACGCCCGCTCGCTGGCGTTGGAGCAACTGCGCGCGCTCTTCATGCTCGAGCCCACCGAGGCCCTGAAGGTGCCCGATACACTGCGCAAGGGGGACCTGGATCCCATCGCGGCCAGTCCCCTGCTCGGCGCACTCTCCGCGGCCAGCACGCCAGAGGCCATCCAGGCCCTCTCGAAGGTCGTCGACGATTCCTCCATCGGGGTGCCCGTGCGCACGGACGCGACCGCCGCGCTCGGCATGGCGGACGCCCCCACCCAGGAAGGAGTCAATGCCCTGAGGAACCTCAGGCGCGCTCCCCAGCCAGAGCTGCGCGACACGGCGACACTGGGGCTGGGCAACGCGGCGTACCAGATGCAGGACGAGAACGCCCGCGGCGCGGAGGGCGTCGTGCGAGAGCTCGAGACGGCGTACCGCTCCGCGAGGACCCCGGAGGAGCAAGCCATCCTCCTGCGGGCCCTGGGCAATACCCGGGACGCGCGCGCCCTGGCGACGATCCAGAGCGGACTGGGCTCCAACTCGATCCTGGTGCGACAGGCCGCGGTCGAGGCCCTGCGCCTGATTCCGGAGCCAACCGCCGACCGGCTCCTGGCGACACAGCTCCTCGGGGATGCCTCGCCCGACGTGCGCAAGGCCGCCTTGTTCGCCGCCAGCTTCCGGCCTCTCGAGCCCCTCCTGCCCTCGTTGCAGCAGGTGCTGCAGCGGGACCCCGCGGATGCGGTCAGGAGCGAGGTCGTCCACCTGCTGGGGGCCAACCTGCCCAAGCTGCCCGGCGCGCGCGTCCTGCTGAGCTGGAGCAGTCAGAACGACGCCAATCCGGCCATCCGTCAGCTCGCCACCCGCTTCCTCGACCACGTCGCCGAGAACGCTCACCCCTGA
- a CDS encoding tyrosine recombinase XerC gives MSTAELSPLLEKFRAHLEDEKGASPHTVRNYLIDLVDFERYLVERMKLTLLAATHASIRGYMGTLAVDHAPSSRARRLASIKSFYKYLVRQKLLPGSPAKLVKSPKLPKSLPKVLPVDEVFAILDMPSRKTVLGLRDRAILEMLYGGGLRISELCGLNLLDVDRSGRIVRVMGKGSKERLVPVNAQAIRALDAYLARRGELLAVPRPEQDADAVFLNYRGGRLTPRSIARHLDTYVVQCALQRKVSPHAMRHSFATHLLGGGADIRSIQELLGHASLSTTQRYTHVSWEQLQAVYDAAHPRA, from the coding sequence ATGAGCACCGCCGAGCTGTCGCCGCTGCTGGAGAAGTTCCGCGCCCACCTCGAGGACGAGAAGGGCGCCAGTCCCCATACCGTGCGCAACTACCTCATCGACCTGGTGGACTTCGAGCGCTACCTGGTCGAGCGGATGAAGCTGACGCTGCTGGCGGCCACGCACGCGTCCATCCGTGGCTACATGGGCACGCTGGCGGTGGACCATGCGCCGAGCAGCCGCGCGCGGCGGCTCGCGAGCATCAAGAGCTTCTACAAGTACCTGGTGCGGCAGAAGCTGCTGCCGGGCAGCCCGGCCAAGCTGGTGAAGAGCCCCAAGCTGCCCAAGAGCCTGCCCAAGGTGCTCCCCGTGGACGAGGTGTTCGCCATCCTCGACATGCCGTCGCGGAAGACGGTGCTGGGCCTGCGGGACAGGGCCATCCTGGAGATGCTGTACGGCGGCGGCCTGCGCATCAGCGAGCTGTGCGGGCTGAACCTGCTGGACGTGGACCGCAGCGGGCGCATCGTCCGGGTGATGGGCAAGGGCAGCAAGGAGCGCCTGGTGCCGGTGAACGCGCAGGCCATCCGCGCGCTGGATGCGTATCTGGCGCGACGGGGCGAGCTGCTCGCGGTGCCTCGGCCGGAGCAGGACGCGGACGCGGTGTTCCTCAACTACCGCGGAGGCCGGCTGACGCCCCGGAGCATCGCGAGGCATCTGGACACGTACGTGGTGCAGTGCGCGCTGCAGCGCAAGGTGAGCCCGCACGCGATGCGTCACTCGTTCGCCACACACCTGCTCGGGGGTGGGGCGGACATCCGCAGCATCCAGGAGCTGCTGGGCCACGCGAGCCTCTCCACCACCCAGCGGTACACGCACGTGAGCTGGGAGCAGCTCCAGGCCGTCTACGACGCCGCGCACCCGAGGGCTTGA
- a CDS encoding gliding motility protein, giving the protein MRRTVMAGALMALALVGCKRDGDKAGGGKGSARAGAVVGGVGVMLAEGAAEDLRVTEDGQFATYLRKTRKPTVEGIPPQMRLGELYMVPVTGGVPRKLGDGVTNVPGGMLFTPDSKHVLYLTGYNLANQSGALHVLALSDPSAEPRKLGDAVTYFLPSPDGAQLAFVDGGVLKLGPLPAGPFRQVGGEVSTAGFSPDGTMLFFKRRLAAAGGLLATPVVEDAAKKGEPIKLADQVGDFVLSPDSKRVAYQVRTPAMPGMYDLYLADLPELKGRKVASGSTAFAFSPDSKWLARNDGGKPEVPGDLYVGPASGEPGRKVGERVKELTFSPDSQALGFLAKYDLPAGAGLMGVVTLPDGEPKLVGSRVPNFLWGKDGKYVAFLSRFLKPIYSVDLMLYQVGAEKAEKAHPGVFGYGFAPENKALVFRAGCIREGRACDFKALTLPPAEQTQPQTWMQGIYSYKLSGDGNRILATSARMDSDTFDVAVYDVKTQARKTLDQGAQLPAYFAGPDDSLAVYVVKQGPNPGVYVAPAQP; this is encoded by the coding sequence ATGAGACGAACCGTGATGGCGGGAGCGCTGATGGCGCTCGCGCTGGTGGGGTGCAAGCGCGACGGGGACAAGGCCGGGGGAGGGAAGGGGAGCGCCCGGGCCGGAGCGGTGGTGGGCGGAGTGGGCGTGATGCTGGCCGAGGGCGCGGCGGAGGATCTGCGCGTCACCGAGGACGGGCAGTTCGCCACGTACCTGCGCAAGACGCGCAAGCCGACGGTGGAGGGCATTCCGCCGCAGATGCGGCTGGGCGAGCTGTACATGGTGCCGGTGACGGGCGGCGTGCCGCGCAAGCTGGGCGATGGGGTGACGAACGTGCCCGGGGGGATGCTCTTCACCCCGGACTCCAAGCACGTGCTGTACCTCACGGGGTACAACCTGGCGAACCAGTCCGGTGCGCTGCACGTGCTGGCGCTCAGCGACCCCAGTGCCGAGCCCAGGAAGCTGGGCGACGCGGTGACGTACTTCCTGCCGAGTCCGGACGGCGCGCAACTGGCCTTCGTGGACGGCGGGGTGCTGAAGCTGGGCCCGCTGCCGGCGGGGCCCTTCCGTCAGGTGGGGGGCGAGGTGTCCACCGCGGGCTTCTCCCCGGACGGCACGATGCTCTTCTTCAAGCGGCGGCTGGCGGCGGCCGGCGGGCTCCTGGCGACGCCGGTGGTGGAGGACGCGGCGAAGAAGGGCGAGCCGATCAAGCTGGCGGACCAGGTGGGCGACTTCGTGCTGTCGCCGGACTCCAAGCGCGTGGCGTACCAGGTGCGCACCCCGGCGATGCCGGGCATGTATGACCTGTACCTGGCGGACCTGCCGGAGCTGAAGGGCCGGAAGGTGGCCTCGGGCTCGACGGCGTTCGCCTTCTCGCCGGACTCGAAGTGGCTGGCGCGCAACGATGGAGGCAAGCCGGAGGTGCCGGGCGACCTGTACGTGGGCCCGGCGTCGGGCGAGCCGGGACGCAAGGTGGGCGAGCGCGTGAAGGAGCTGACCTTCTCGCCGGACTCCCAGGCACTGGGCTTCCTGGCGAAGTACGACCTGCCCGCGGGCGCGGGGCTGATGGGCGTGGTGACGCTGCCGGACGGTGAGCCGAAGCTGGTGGGCAGCCGCGTGCCGAACTTCCTCTGGGGCAAGGACGGCAAGTACGTGGCCTTCCTCTCGCGCTTCCTCAAGCCCATCTACTCGGTGGACCTGATGCTGTACCAGGTGGGCGCGGAGAAGGCGGAGAAGGCCCACCCGGGCGTCTTCGGCTACGGCTTCGCCCCCGAGAACAAGGCGCTCGTCTTCCGCGCCGGCTGCATCCGCGAGGGCCGTGCTTGTGACTTCAAGGCGCTGACGCTGCCTCCGGCCGAGCAGACCCAGCCCCAGACGTGGATGCAGGGCATCTACAGCTACAAGCTGTCCGGGGATGGGAACCGGATCCTCGCCACCTCGGCGCGGATGGACTCGGACACGTTCGACGTGGCCGTCTACGACGTGAAGACGCAGGCGAGGAAGACGCTCGATCAGGGCGCGCAGCTGCCGGCGTACTTCGCGGGCCCGGACGATTCGCTGGCGGTGTACGTGGTGAAGCAGGGGCCGAACCCCGGCGTGTACGTGGCGCCGGCCCAGCCGTGA
- the trmFO gene encoding methylenetetrahydrofolate--tRNA-(uracil(54)-C(5))-methyltransferase (FADH(2)-oxidizing) TrmFO, with protein sequence MQDVKFQRVTVIGGGLAGSECAWQLARRGVPVTLREMKPHRRSPAHKTDQFAELVCSNSLRSDNPESAIGLLHAELRTLSSVILGCADTHRVPAGDALAVEREAFSAAVTRSVREAPGVEVVTGEVDQLPEGLVVVATGPLTSDALTKDLERYVGEKLYFYDSIAPIVAGDSIDMNIAFRASRYGKGGGDDYINLPMNQEEYYRFIAEVKAGQKLQPHSFEEPRYFEGCLPIEVMVDRGDETLAFGPMKPVGLKDPRTGEEPYAVVQLRMEDKAGTSWNMVGFQTRLTWGEQKRIFTTCIPGLANAEFLRMGQIHRNTFIDSPRLLGRDLSLKAEPRLFFAGQITGVEGYVESAACGYMTALAVYARLTGREFVPPPATTAMGSLYRHVTGEAHPPDYDYQPSNVIFGLFPPLPGRVKKADKRAKYAERARADLTAWLPSVPPAQELQRTA encoded by the coding sequence ATGCAGGACGTGAAGTTTCAGCGGGTGACGGTGATTGGCGGTGGACTGGCGGGGAGCGAGTGCGCCTGGCAGCTGGCGCGGCGCGGGGTACCGGTGACGCTGCGCGAGATGAAGCCGCACCGGCGCTCGCCGGCACACAAGACGGACCAGTTCGCGGAGCTGGTGTGCTCCAACTCGTTGCGCTCGGACAACCCGGAGAGCGCCATCGGCCTGCTGCACGCGGAGCTGCGGACGCTGTCGTCGGTGATTCTCGGGTGCGCGGACACGCACCGGGTGCCGGCGGGTGACGCGCTGGCGGTGGAGCGCGAGGCCTTCTCGGCGGCGGTGACGCGCTCGGTGCGCGAGGCCCCGGGCGTGGAGGTGGTGACGGGCGAGGTGGACCAGCTGCCCGAGGGCCTGGTGGTGGTGGCCACGGGGCCACTCACCTCGGACGCGCTGACGAAGGACCTCGAGCGCTACGTGGGGGAGAAGCTCTACTTCTACGATTCGATCGCCCCCATCGTGGCGGGGGACTCCATCGACATGAACATCGCCTTCCGCGCGAGCCGCTACGGCAAGGGCGGAGGGGATGACTACATCAACCTGCCGATGAACCAGGAGGAGTACTACCGGTTCATCGCCGAGGTGAAGGCGGGCCAGAAGCTGCAGCCGCACAGCTTCGAGGAACCCAGGTACTTCGAAGGGTGTCTGCCCATCGAGGTGATGGTCGATCGAGGCGACGAGACGCTGGCCTTCGGGCCGATGAAGCCGGTGGGGCTGAAGGATCCGCGCACGGGCGAGGAGCCCTACGCGGTGGTGCAACTGCGCATGGAGGACAAGGCGGGCACGTCGTGGAACATGGTGGGCTTCCAGACGCGCCTGACGTGGGGCGAGCAGAAGCGCATCTTCACCACGTGCATTCCGGGCCTGGCCAACGCCGAGTTCCTGCGGATGGGGCAGATCCACCGCAACACCTTCATTGACTCGCCGCGGCTGCTGGGGCGCGACCTGTCGCTCAAGGCGGAGCCGCGCCTGTTCTTCGCGGGGCAGATCACCGGCGTGGAGGGGTACGTGGAGTCGGCGGCGTGCGGCTACATGACGGCGCTGGCGGTGTACGCGCGGCTGACGGGGCGCGAGTTCGTCCCGCCGCCGGCCACCACGGCGATGGGCTCGCTCTACCGTCACGTGACGGGCGAGGCACACCCGCCGGACTATGACTACCAGCCCTCGAATGTCATCTTCGGGTTGTTCCCGCCGCTGCCGGGGCGGGTGAAGAAGGCGGACAAGCGGGCGAAGTACGCGGAGCGGGCGCGGGCGGATCTGACCGCGTGGCTGCCGAGTGTCCCTCCCGCGCAGGAGCTCCAGAGGACCGCATGA
- a CDS encoding TraR/DksA family transcriptional regulator has product MNRDNDLLRIRELLQRRRRDILHASQGAQRELSALKDQDRDPEYEENAQAELADYTLSSLMEAQRREVMLIDAALRRMDTGVFGVCVDCGFDIPIERLEALPFAIRCEEDATRHELDMRGGHHQAVPTL; this is encoded by the coding sequence ATGAACCGAGACAACGACCTTCTGAGGATTCGCGAGCTCCTGCAGCGCCGCCGTCGGGACATCCTGCACGCGAGTCAGGGGGCACAACGCGAGCTGAGCGCGCTGAAGGACCAGGACCGCGATCCGGAGTACGAGGAGAACGCCCAGGCGGAGCTGGCGGACTACACCCTGTCCAGCCTGATGGAGGCGCAGCGGCGCGAGGTGATGCTCATCGATGCCGCGCTGCGTCGGATGGACACGGGCGTGTTCGGCGTCTGCGTGGACTGCGGCTTCGACATCCCCATCGAGCGGCTGGAGGCGCTGCCCTTCGCCATCCGGTGTGAGGAAGACGCAACGCGTCACGAGCTGGACATGCGCGGCGGGCACCACCAGGCGGTACCGACGCTCTAG
- a CDS encoding ExbD/TolR family protein, protein MSTGESSFQVPSDEERLQRMRYRKALARKKRKEREAAGEIKELNITAMMDMMTILLVFLLKSFASSSAALTASEDVRPPVSSTRATPKDTVAVTVTPKNILVGEKEVLRLKGGQIPPEALQGRLVVSLDAQLKKEVEKLKYIAERNPAAPFNRELSVIADKAIPYDMLLTVLYTAGQNELENYRFVVLQDEGKPQ, encoded by the coding sequence ATGTCGACGGGCGAGAGTTCCTTCCAGGTGCCGTCGGATGAAGAGCGGCTGCAGCGCATGCGCTACCGCAAGGCGCTCGCGCGCAAGAAGCGCAAGGAGCGCGAGGCCGCCGGGGAGATCAAGGAGCTGAACATCACCGCGATGATGGACATGATGACCATCCTCCTGGTGTTCCTCCTCAAGTCCTTCGCCTCGTCCTCGGCGGCGCTGACGGCCAGCGAGGACGTGCGGCCGCCGGTGTCCTCCACGCGCGCCACGCCCAAGGACACCGTGGCCGTCACCGTCACCCCCAAGAACATCCTCGTGGGGGAGAAGGAAGTGCTGCGGCTCAAGGGAGGGCAGATTCCCCCCGAGGCGCTCCAGGGCCGGCTGGTGGTCTCGCTGGACGCGCAGCTCAAGAAGGAAGTGGAGAAGCTCAAGTACATCGCCGAGCGCAACCCGGCGGCGCCGTTCAACCGGGAGCTGTCCGTCATCGCGGACAAGGCCATCCCGTACGACATGCTCCTCACGGTGCTCTACACGGCGGGCCAGAACGAGCTGGAGAACTACCGGTTCGTGGTCCTCCAGGACGAGGGCAAGCCCCAGTAG
- a CDS encoding ExbD/TolR family protein yields MAFYYSRRKLKPREEEETGELNIVPYLDILMNLILFMLLSINGLAAFGIVNVSAPSYGGPSTSVAPEENPEQPKLTLSVLISKKGHFVNSENTILGKEGEPTIPVKADGSYDYAALNAQMVKIKSAFPAETKVIVAADPETPYDALIQTMDAVRETQDKSHRVLFPDVTLGAI; encoded by the coding sequence ATGGCGTTCTACTACTCCAGGCGCAAGCTCAAGCCGCGTGAGGAAGAGGAGACGGGCGAGCTCAACATCGTCCCGTACCTCGACATCCTCATGAACCTCATCCTGTTCATGCTGCTGTCCATCAACGGGCTGGCGGCCTTCGGCATCGTCAACGTGAGCGCGCCGAGCTACGGCGGCCCCAGCACCTCGGTGGCCCCGGAGGAGAACCCGGAGCAGCCCAAGCTGACGCTCAGCGTGCTCATCAGCAAGAAGGGGCACTTCGTCAACAGCGAGAACACCATCCTCGGCAAGGAGGGCGAGCCCACCATCCCCGTCAAGGCGGATGGCTCGTACGACTACGCCGCCCTCAACGCGCAGATGGTGAAGATCAAGAGCGCCTTCCCCGCCGAGACGAAGGTCATCGTCGCCGCGGACCCCGAGACGCCCTACGACGCGCTCATCCAGACCATGGATGCCGTCCGCGAGACGCAGGACAAGTCGCACCGCGTGCTCTTCCCGGACGTCACCCTCGGAGCCATCTAG
- a CDS encoding MotA/TolQ/ExbB proton channel family protein, whose translation MISMVSELLDVVLTQAPAAAEAVKAAPAKLGVVDSTIKFFKDGGPFMFVNLFWLAAALAVALERIVTLMFRYNLNAPPFMEQVTKLVMTGNVDRAVKLCAAAPHSPLAKIIRAGLTRANRGEIEVAKAVEESLVEHSPHVGARIPWLWSLANIATLVGLVGTIFGLIGTFQALGNVPAEQKQALLSDGISKAMNNTAFALSIAVLCIIFHLFLTSYAKSMVETMELNALKLENLLARKAAGESTASDEARAA comes from the coding sequence ATGATTTCCATGGTGAGCGAGCTGCTGGACGTGGTGCTGACCCAGGCCCCGGCGGCAGCGGAGGCCGTGAAGGCGGCGCCGGCCAAGCTCGGCGTCGTGGACTCCACCATCAAGTTCTTCAAGGACGGCGGCCCGTTCATGTTCGTGAACCTGTTCTGGCTGGCCGCCGCGCTCGCGGTGGCCCTGGAGCGGATCGTCACGCTGATGTTCCGCTACAACCTCAACGCGCCCCCCTTCATGGAGCAGGTGACGAAGCTGGTGATGACCGGCAACGTGGACCGCGCCGTGAAGCTGTGCGCCGCCGCTCCCCACTCGCCCCTGGCGAAGATCATCCGCGCCGGCCTCACCCGCGCCAACCGCGGGGAGATCGAAGTGGCCAAGGCGGTGGAGGAGTCGCTGGTGGAGCACAGCCCGCACGTGGGCGCGCGCATCCCCTGGCTGTGGTCCCTGGCCAACATCGCCACGCTGGTGGGACTCGTCGGCACCATCTTCGGTCTGATCGGCACGTTCCAGGCGCTCGGCAACGTGCCCGCCGAGCAGAAGCAGGCCCTGCTGTCCGACGGTATCTCCAAGGCCATGAACAACACCGCGTTCGCGCTCTCCATCGCGGTGCTCTGCATCATCTTCCACCTGTTCCTCACCTCGTACGCCAAGAGCATGGTGGAGACGATGGAGCTCAACGCGCTCAAGCTGGAGAACCTGCTGGCGCGCAAGGCCGCCGGCGAGTCCACGGCCTCCGACGAGGCCCGGGCCGCCTGA
- the topA gene encoding type I DNA topoisomerase, whose protein sequence is MATRTKKTAGAGETEVEETATAETATAETAAKKPAARKKTAAKKKTATKKKAAAKKTAAKKASSRRKGGDGALATVEASAEDAEGTESPRRGKGPHYLVVVESPAKAKTIKKYLGSGYTVKASVGHILDLPKSKMGVDIEHDFEPQYEVIKGKEKVLGELKKAAQGVDKVFLATDPDREGEAIAWHIHQQLGHENAYRVMFNEITKKAIQEAISQPRHLSQENYDSQQTRRILDRLVGYQISPLLWKKVRRGLSAGRVQSVAVRLVCEREDEIKAFVPQEYWTLDALLEGPAGPPPFKAKLSKVDGKKADLKDRASTETLVEELKSAAFVVSKVDKRERRRNAPAPFITSKLQQEAANRLHFTAKKTMALAQRLYEGVPLGEEGQTALITYMRTDSTRLSDDAVTAVRGFIGNTYGADYVPEAPVVYRTKKGAQDAHEAIRPTSLEYPPSKVKPYFDSMNDDMAADMFRLYELIWNRFVACQMMPAVYDQTSAEITAGRALFRASGSTLKFPGYLAVYGATLTPEEEAAQEKARAAGEDTDEDGVGELPSLNDGDKLGLQKLLDEQHFTQPPPRFSEATLVKELEERGIGRPSTYAAILSTIQEKKYVEKLEGRFRPTDLGVICNELLVKHFPHELDAAFTASMEEKLDQISEGEANWKAVLKDFYAPFKETLEKAEAEMRDVKREEIKTDVACEKCGNVMVIKWGKMGHFLACSNYPECKNTKDFKRDAEGKIVIIEEETTDEKCENCGKPMVVKRGRFGRFLACSGYPECKTSKPISIGVSCPDCKQGYLTERRSGRGKIFFGCNRYPDCKFAAWDRPLPEACPQCQSPYLLQKYSKRDGPYVACPNKECDYRRQIVEPEAAAATGSTASSAA, encoded by the coding sequence ATGGCGACGCGCACGAAGAAGACGGCAGGGGCGGGCGAGACGGAGGTCGAGGAGACGGCCACCGCCGAAACGGCCACCGCCGAGACGGCAGCCAAGAAGCCGGCGGCGCGCAAGAAGACGGCCGCCAAGAAGAAGACGGCCACCAAGAAGAAGGCCGCCGCCAAGAAGACGGCGGCCAAGAAGGCCTCCTCGCGCCGCAAGGGCGGTGACGGGGCCCTGGCCACCGTGGAGGCCTCCGCCGAGGACGCCGAGGGCACCGAGTCCCCCAGGCGCGGCAAGGGGCCGCACTACCTCGTGGTGGTCGAGTCGCCCGCGAAGGCGAAGACCATCAAGAAGTACCTGGGCTCCGGCTACACGGTGAAGGCCTCGGTTGGCCACATCCTCGACTTGCCCAAGAGCAAGATGGGCGTGGACATCGAGCACGACTTCGAGCCCCAGTACGAGGTCATCAAGGGCAAGGAGAAGGTGCTCGGCGAGCTGAAGAAGGCCGCCCAGGGCGTGGACAAGGTGTTCCTCGCGACGGACCCCGACCGCGAGGGCGAGGCCATCGCCTGGCACATCCACCAGCAGCTCGGCCACGAGAACGCCTACCGGGTGATGTTCAACGAGATCACCAAGAAGGCCATCCAGGAGGCCATCTCCCAGCCGCGCCACCTCAGCCAGGAGAACTACGACTCCCAGCAGACGCGGCGCATCCTGGACCGGCTGGTGGGCTATCAGATCTCCCCGCTGCTCTGGAAGAAGGTGCGCCGGGGTCTGTCCGCGGGCCGCGTGCAGTCGGTGGCCGTGCGCCTCGTCTGCGAGCGCGAGGACGAGATCAAGGCCTTCGTCCCGCAGGAGTACTGGACGCTGGACGCGCTGCTGGAGGGGCCCGCCGGACCGCCGCCCTTCAAGGCCAAGCTGTCCAAGGTGGACGGCAAGAAGGCCGACCTGAAGGACCGGGCCTCCACCGAGACGCTGGTGGAGGAGCTCAAGAGCGCCGCCTTCGTGGTGTCCAAGGTGGACAAGCGCGAGCGGCGCCGCAACGCGCCCGCTCCGTTCATCACCTCCAAGCTGCAGCAGGAGGCGGCCAACCGGCTGCACTTCACCGCCAAGAAGACGATGGCGCTCGCTCAGCGGCTCTATGAAGGCGTGCCGCTCGGCGAGGAGGGCCAGACGGCGCTCATCACGTACATGCGTACGGACTCCACCCGTCTGTCCGACGACGCGGTGACGGCGGTGCGCGGCTTCATCGGCAACACCTACGGCGCGGACTACGTGCCGGAGGCGCCCGTGGTGTACCGCACCAAGAAGGGCGCCCAGGACGCGCACGAGGCCATCCGTCCCACCTCGCTCGAGTACCCGCCCTCGAAGGTGAAGCCGTACTTCGACTCGATGAACGACGACATGGCCGCGGACATGTTCCGCCTGTACGAGCTCATCTGGAACCGCTTCGTGGCGTGCCAGATGATGCCGGCCGTGTATGACCAGACGAGCGCGGAGATCACCGCGGGCCGGGCCCTCTTCCGGGCCTCGGGCTCCACGCTGAAGTTCCCGGGCTACCTGGCCGTCTACGGCGCCACCCTCACCCCCGAGGAGGAGGCCGCCCAGGAGAAGGCGCGCGCCGCCGGCGAGGACACCGACGAGGACGGCGTGGGCGAGCTGCCCTCGCTCAACGACGGGGACAAGCTGGGCCTGCAGAAGCTGCTCGACGAGCAGCACTTCACCCAGCCCCCGCCGCGCTTCTCCGAGGCCACCCTGGTGAAGGAACTGGAGGAGCGGGGCATCGGCCGTCCGTCGACGTACGCCGCCATCCTCTCCACCATCCAGGAGAAGAAGTACGTGGAGAAGCTGGAGGGCCGCTTCCGTCCCACGGACCTGGGCGTCATCTGCAACGAGCTGCTCGTCAAGCACTTCCCCCACGAGCTGGACGCCGCCTTCACCGCCAGCATGGAGGAGAAGCTCGATCAGATCTCCGAGGGCGAGGCCAACTGGAAGGCCGTGCTCAAGGACTTCTACGCGCCCTTCAAGGAGACGCTCGAGAAGGCCGAAGCGGAGATGCGCGACGTCAAGCGCGAGGAGATCAAGACCGACGTGGCGTGCGAGAAGTGCGGCAACGTCATGGTGATCAAGTGGGGGAAGATGGGCCACTTCCTCGCGTGCTCGAACTACCCCGAGTGCAAGAACACCAAGGACTTCAAGCGCGACGCCGAGGGGAAGATCGTCATCATCGAGGAGGAGACGACCGACGAGAAGTGCGAGAACTGCGGCAAGCCCATGGTGGTGAAGCGGGGCCGCTTCGGTCGCTTCCTGGCGTGCTCGGGCTACCCCGAGTGCAAGACGTCCAAGCCCATCTCCATCGGCGTGAGCTGCCCGGACTGCAAGCAGGGCTACCTCACCGAGCGCCGCAGCGGGCGGGGGAAGATCTTCTTCGGCTGCAACCGCTACCCGGACTGCAAGTTCGCCGCCTGGGACCGGCCGCTTCCGGAGGCGTGCCCTCAGTGCCAGTCGCCCTACCTGCTGCAGAAGTACTCCAAGCGGGACGGCCCGTACGTGGCCTGCCCCAACAAGGAGTGCGACTACCGCCGGCAGATCGTCGAGCCGGAGGCCGCCGCGGCCACGGGCAGCACCGCTTCCTCGGCTGCCTGA